A part of Citrifermentans bremense genomic DNA contains:
- the dacB gene encoding D-alanyl-D-alanine carboxypeptidase/D-alanyl-D-alanine endopeptidase — protein sequence MSHLCKTVRVVLSLLIIAAGSPVAAFAGPTAPPVRAESGVPGDSTAHLKKEIDGILSRDFLPATTAGIKVVSLTHGDTIYEFNPRLLLVPASTQKVFTAAAALSVLGPEREVATTVALDAAAARIYLKGCGDSLLSAADLTALASAAAQKMEKGKEYALAADLSCFDDLYRGMGWMWDDDEMMISPLSVNHNAVSVLVQPGPKAGAPAVVSAEPRTPYYTLENLARTGGSGDPNSIQASRRPGERENVVTVTGAIATGSSPVVRQASVWRPELMALALFRDALRAQGIKVTTMTTAPAPAGATEVARTSRRLEELVRFALKTSDNVTAESLLKLLGLHATGKPGSAEAGSVVVRGYLEKQGIAKGNVVVADGSGLSRYNLSSAETMIQTLRAIYRDPLLYRVFQESLPVAGKDGTLKNRMKGSCAEGKLRGKTGNMKGLSSLAGYATSADGEPLAFSIMIQNYAVFGGQAREFQDRIAKLLCGFRRTK from the coding sequence ATGTCGCATCTCTGCAAGACCGTACGGGTTGTGCTTTCGTTGCTCATTATCGCCGCCGGTTCGCCTGTCGCCGCCTTTGCCGGACCAACTGCTCCCCCTGTACGAGCCGAATCCGGCGTCCCCGGCGATTCCACCGCTCACCTGAAGAAGGAGATCGACGGCATCCTGTCCCGGGATTTCCTGCCTGCGACCACTGCGGGTATCAAGGTGGTCTCGCTTACGCACGGCGACACCATCTACGAGTTCAACCCGCGACTTCTGCTGGTCCCCGCCTCCACCCAAAAGGTTTTCACCGCGGCAGCAGCCTTGTCCGTCCTGGGGCCGGAGCGCGAGGTCGCCACCACCGTTGCGCTCGATGCGGCCGCAGCGAGGATCTACCTCAAGGGTTGCGGCGACAGCCTCCTCTCCGCTGCGGACCTGACTGCTTTGGCCTCGGCTGCTGCCCAGAAGATGGAAAAGGGAAAGGAATACGCCCTGGCCGCCGATCTCTCCTGCTTTGACGACCTCTACCGGGGCATGGGATGGATGTGGGACGACGACGAGATGATGATCTCCCCCCTGTCGGTGAACCACAATGCTGTATCGGTGCTGGTGCAGCCCGGCCCGAAGGCGGGTGCACCGGCCGTTGTCAGCGCCGAGCCTCGCACCCCCTATTACACCCTGGAAAACCTTGCCAGGACCGGCGGCTCCGGCGACCCGAACAGCATCCAGGCATCCAGGCGCCCCGGCGAGCGGGAGAACGTGGTCACGGTGACCGGAGCGATAGCGACGGGGAGCTCGCCGGTGGTAAGACAGGCCAGCGTCTGGCGGCCGGAGCTCATGGCGCTCGCCCTGTTCCGGGATGCGCTTCGTGCGCAGGGGATCAAGGTGACCACCATGACCACGGCACCAGCTCCTGCGGGAGCAACCGAGGTGGCGCGCACCTCCCGCCGCCTTGAGGAACTGGTCCGGTTCGCGCTGAAGACCAGCGACAACGTGACAGCCGAGAGCCTTTTGAAACTGCTTGGCCTGCACGCCACCGGAAAGCCGGGATCGGCAGAGGCGGGGAGCGTTGTGGTGCGCGGATACCTGGAGAAGCAGGGGATAGCCAAGGGCAACGTGGTGGTCGCAGACGGCTCCGGTCTCTCGCGCTACAACCTTTCCAGTGCGGAAACCATGATCCAGACGCTGCGAGCCATTTACCGCGATCCGCTGCTGTACCGGGTCTTTCAGGAATCACTTCCGGTAGCCGGAAAAGATGGGACTTTGAAGAACCGCATGAAGGGAAGTTGCGCCGAAGGGAAGTTGCGGGGGAAAACGGGAAACATGAAAGGGCTCTCCTCCCTGGCCGGGTACGCCACCAGCGCCGACGGCGAGCCGCTCGCCTTTTCCATCATGATCCAGAACTATGCCGTCTTCGGCGGGCAGGCCCGCGAGTTCCAGGACCGGATCGCCAAGCTCCTCTGCGGCTTCCGGCGCACTAAATAA
- a CDS encoding nitrous oxide reductase accessory protein NosL produces the protein MIRRFLNYLSVCLAPFLVAALGLAATIRSDKVGPKDRCPVCGMFVAKYPDFAAQVKFHDGQVFHFDGAKDMFMFYFNVARYAPGLHASDVSAVYVTNYYELNLIDGKKALYVAGSDVYGPMGRELIPFANRSEAEDFLKDHEGKHLFRFQDVTPAVLSLLER, from the coding sequence ATGATCCGCCGCTTCCTTAACTACCTGTCCGTCTGCCTCGCGCCGTTCCTGGTCGCGGCGCTGGGGTTGGCGGCCACGATCAGGTCGGACAAGGTGGGGCCAAAGGACAGGTGCCCCGTCTGCGGGATGTTCGTTGCGAAATATCCCGACTTCGCCGCCCAGGTCAAGTTCCACGATGGCCAAGTCTTCCACTTCGACGGCGCCAAAGACATGTTCATGTTCTATTTCAACGTTGCCCGCTATGCACCGGGCCTCCATGCCTCTGACGTTTCGGCCGTCTATGTGACCAACTACTACGAGCTGAACCTGATCGACGGGAAAAAGGCGCTGTACGTCGCGGGGAGCGACGTGTACGGCCCGATGGGACGCGAACTGATACCCTTTGCCAACAGGTCGGAGGCAGAGGACTTCCTGAAGGACCATGAGGGGAAACACCTGTTCAGGTTCCAGGACGTGACGCCTGCGGTGCTCTCCCTGCTTGAGCGATGA
- a CDS encoding nitrous oxide reductase accessory protein NosL, with amino-acid sequence MKAFRGFIIVSMLVASIAGIALAASPDVDMYPTCNYCGMDRAKFGHSRMLIEYGDGSSVATCSLHCAAVDLAVNIDRTPLHIYVGDYGSKSLIDAETASWVIGGSRQGVMSANAKWAFETKEGAERFVKENGGKLATFEESVSAAYLDMYKDTKAIRERRKAKRGASGGPR; translated from the coding sequence ATGAAAGCATTCAGAGGATTTATCATCGTCAGCATGCTCGTTGCCTCAATCGCCGGGATTGCCCTGGCCGCATCCCCTGATGTCGACATGTACCCGACCTGCAACTACTGTGGGATGGACAGGGCAAAGTTCGGCCATAGCAGAATGCTCATCGAATACGGCGACGGCTCCTCCGTGGCGACCTGCAGCCTTCACTGTGCGGCCGTCGATCTTGCCGTAAATATAGACAGGACCCCGTTGCACATCTACGTGGGCGATTACGGCAGCAAAAGCCTCATCGACGCTGAAACCGCGTCCTGGGTCATCGGAGGGAGCCGCCAGGGGGTGATGTCCGCCAATGCCAAATGGGCCTTCGAAACCAAGGAAGGGGCGGAACGCTTTGTAAAGGAAAACGGCGGTAAGCTCGCCACTTTCGAGGAGTCAGTGAGCGCCGCTTACCTTGACATGTACAAGGACACGAAGGCGATCAGGGAAAGGCGCAAAGCCAAGCGAGGGGCGAGCGGGGGACCCAGATGA
- a CDS encoding OmpA family protein, with the protein MKKIVSSMLMCAAVLTMATSAVAGEREGAFSVSPFVGGYTFDGEQHLETAPVFGLRLGYDLTKNWGVEAVADYLATEGTRNDRSVNALSYRLDILYNFLPEGPLVPYLAVGGGGITYGHGHEGLKVSDRTTDATINAGGGLKYFVTDSVALRADARQLFVLESPDSPKYNWEYTAGLTFQFGGKTAPAPVAAPKPAPKPVAEPVPVQKPAPVVAPVPPPAPSAPSTEMTVTPSSITKGEAAILTWSSSNATNCEIQPEVGSVQPQGTLRVTPADNTAYTLICNGAGGTAKSAAKVAVVAPAPVVAPAPVVVLPPASAPTPAQKLCSPAVINIQFDTNKADLKPQYRAELKSLADFLNEFPNATGVIEGHTDNVGSKALNMKLSQQRADTVRNYLVKELGIAPERIKAVGYGPTKPIASNKTKAGKAQNRRIESNFTCNKN; encoded by the coding sequence ATGAAAAAGATTGTTTCATCGATGCTTATGTGTGCTGCTGTACTCACCATGGCAACTTCAGCAGTTGCCGGAGAAAGAGAGGGGGCGTTCTCTGTTTCTCCGTTCGTTGGTGGTTACACCTTTGATGGAGAGCAACACCTGGAAACCGCCCCTGTCTTTGGGTTACGCTTGGGTTACGACCTGACGAAGAACTGGGGGGTGGAAGCCGTCGCTGATTATCTGGCCACCGAAGGAACACGCAATGACAGGAGTGTCAACGCCTTGTCCTATCGCTTGGACATCCTCTACAACTTCCTGCCGGAAGGACCGCTTGTACCGTACCTTGCGGTGGGCGGTGGCGGGATTACCTATGGGCACGGTCATGAAGGGCTCAAAGTAAGCGACCGTACCACAGATGCAACCATCAATGCCGGTGGTGGACTTAAGTACTTCGTGACCGACTCTGTCGCCTTGCGGGCTGATGCTCGCCAGCTGTTTGTGTTGGAAAGCCCAGACAGTCCCAAGTACAACTGGGAATACACCGCTGGTCTGACCTTCCAGTTTGGCGGCAAGACAGCTCCTGCGCCGGTAGCGGCTCCGAAACCTGCACCAAAACCGGTTGCCGAACCCGTTCCCGTGCAGAAGCCAGCTCCTGTAGTCGCTCCTGTGCCGCCCCCGGCTCCCTCCGCTCCCTCTACCGAAATGACGGTTACGCCGAGTTCTATTACAAAAGGCGAAGCCGCTATCTTGACGTGGAGTTCGAGCAACGCCACAAATTGTGAAATACAGCCAGAAGTTGGCTCAGTTCAGCCTCAGGGTACCTTGAGGGTTACTCCTGCTGACAACACTGCATACACCCTTATTTGCAATGGCGCTGGTGGCACCGCTAAGAGCGCAGCCAAAGTTGCGGTAGTTGCACCCGCTCCGGTAGTTGCTCCTGCTCCGGTAGTGGTTCTGCCCCCTGCTTCTGCTCCTACTCCTGCTCAGAAGCTGTGCAGCCCTGCCGTCATAAACATCCAGTTCGATACCAACAAGGCCGACCTTAAGCCCCAGTATCGCGCCGAATTGAAATCTTTAGCTGACTTCTTGAACGAGTTCCCCAATGCCACTGGCGTCATTGAGGGGCATACCGACAACGTAGGTTCTAAAGCCCTCAACATGAAGCTATCCCAGCAGCGTGCGGACACGGTACGTAATTATCTTGTCAAAGAATTGGGGATCGCACCTGAAAGGATAAAAGCTGTTGGATATGGTCCTACAAAACCCATTGCCAGCAACAAGACCAAAGCAGGGAAAGCACAGAATCGCCGTATTGAATCCAACTTCACCTGCAACAAGAACTAG
- a CDS encoding GSU3529 family protein, translating to MDLFGELKAAAVSKNEEGDFPDWLLAGVLEVANAPELHGHRHELVELLLAQVRDYDAYAGAGCFDASVTAETIDRTLRLIRRQ from the coding sequence ATGGATCTGTTCGGGGAACTCAAAGCTGCAGCAGTCAGCAAAAACGAAGAGGGTGATTTTCCGGACTGGCTTCTTGCAGGAGTGCTCGAGGTGGCGAATGCGCCTGAGCTGCATGGACACCGGCATGAACTGGTTGAGTTGCTGCTTGCCCAGGTTCGCGATTACGACGCCTATGCGGGTGCCGGTTGCTTCGATGCGTCGGTGACCGCCGAAACCATAGATCGAACCCTCCGCCTGATTCGCCGGCAGTAG
- a CDS encoding ABC transporter ATP-binding protein has translation MISVQNVMKVFNGGRPNELCALREVSLEMGLDQATALVGPSGSGKTTLLSLIGCMARPTSGRIFVKEEEITSLPERFLTRIRRSTFGFVFQRHNLINGISVLENVMAPAYPEGEPFCLLRQRALDILERLDLKRRAEAKVEWLSGGEAQRVAIARAMINSPAVIIADEPTAHLDTKLSCDFMALMKEVKEAGTAVILASHDPVVYGCDFIDRVVEMRDGRIVTGSMDT, from the coding sequence ATGATTTCCGTTCAGAACGTGATGAAGGTATTCAACGGCGGTCGACCGAACGAACTGTGCGCGCTCCGGGAGGTAAGCCTCGAAATGGGGCTTGATCAGGCCACGGCACTGGTTGGGCCCAGCGGTTCGGGAAAGACGACGCTCCTCTCCTTGATCGGGTGTATGGCCCGCCCCACATCCGGCCGGATCTTCGTAAAGGAAGAGGAGATCACCAGCCTGCCGGAGCGGTTTCTCACCAGAATCCGGAGATCGACTTTCGGGTTCGTCTTTCAGCGCCACAACCTGATCAACGGCATATCCGTGCTGGAGAATGTCATGGCGCCCGCCTACCCGGAAGGGGAGCCTTTTTGCCTGCTCAGGCAAAGGGCCCTCGATATCCTGGAGCGGTTGGACCTGAAGCGGCGCGCCGAGGCCAAGGTTGAGTGGCTTTCCGGAGGGGAGGCACAGAGGGTGGCGATCGCGCGCGCCATGATCAACAGCCCGGCCGTCATCATAGCCGACGAGCCTACTGCGCACCTTGACACGAAGCTTTCCTGCGACTTCATGGCACTTATGAAGGAGGTGAAGGAGGCAGGGACCGCGGTTATCCTCGCCAGCCACGACCCCGTCGTCTACGGCTGCGATTTCATCGACCGGGTAGTGGAGATGCGTGACGGCCGGATCGTGACCGGGAGTATGGATACGTGA
- the sugE gene encoding quaternary ammonium compound efflux SMR transporter SugE, whose amino-acid sequence MNWIVLVVAGLFEIGWAVGLKYTEGFTRPWPTVGTVLSMLISLGLLGIAMKHLPVGTAYAVWVGVGAVGTAALGILLLGEPANPLRLVSLGLIVAGIIGLKLATPA is encoded by the coding sequence ATGAATTGGATCGTTCTTGTTGTCGCGGGTTTGTTCGAGATCGGATGGGCGGTGGGGCTGAAATACACCGAGGGCTTCACCCGTCCCTGGCCGACGGTGGGCACCGTGCTTTCCATGTTGATCAGCCTTGGACTCCTCGGCATCGCGATGAAGCACCTCCCGGTAGGCACCGCCTACGCGGTCTGGGTTGGCGTAGGCGCAGTTGGAACAGCAGCGCTCGGGATTCTCCTGCTGGGCGAACCCGCAAATCCTTTGAGGCTGGTCAGTCTAGGCCTTATCGTCGCAGGCATCATCGGCCTGAAGCTTGCCACCCCAGCCTGA
- a CDS encoding ABC transporter permease — protein sequence MIERQRYILDFTLASFLRRKGKNAALLVVYTLVVFAVASVLLFTHALQHEASLLLEDAPDIVVQNTLAGRPHPVPVDWRHTIGAIRGVASAAPRLWGYRYDSAFAANYTLLVPVGGESPEGSIDLGSAVSRTRGAYPGDIISLSGHDGLPHPFTIRKTLSSDSQLLTADLMVLSEKDFRKLTGMPAGQATDLVVRVPNPREQRTVAEKITRLFPGARPILREEMRRTYDAIYGWRSSLLLVIFSGAGLAFFIFAWDKATGISAEERREIGILKAVGWDTSDVLLMKFWEGIVVSLSAFLAGSILAYLHVFFFSSALFLPVLKGWSTLYPSFRLQPSVDLRQLAALFFLTVVPYTVAVIIPSWRAATIDPDVVMR from the coding sequence GTGATTGAACGCCAGCGCTACATCCTCGACTTCACACTGGCGTCCTTTCTCCGGAGAAAGGGGAAAAATGCCGCCTTGCTGGTTGTCTATACCCTGGTGGTGTTCGCAGTCGCTTCTGTTTTGCTCTTCACCCATGCCTTGCAGCACGAGGCGTCGCTGCTGCTCGAAGACGCCCCTGATATCGTGGTCCAAAACACCCTCGCCGGACGGCCTCATCCGGTCCCGGTGGATTGGCGACACACAATCGGCGCCATCCGCGGCGTCGCCTCGGCAGCGCCTCGGCTTTGGGGATACCGCTACGATAGCGCGTTTGCGGCCAACTACACCCTCCTGGTGCCTGTAGGGGGCGAGTCGCCTGAAGGAAGCATCGACCTGGGCAGCGCCGTTTCCCGTACACGCGGCGCCTATCCCGGCGACATCATCTCCCTTTCAGGGCACGACGGGCTGCCGCATCCCTTCACCATCCGAAAGACGCTCTCCTCCGATTCGCAGCTTTTGACCGCCGACCTCATGGTCCTTTCGGAAAAGGACTTCCGGAAGCTCACCGGTATGCCCGCAGGCCAGGCGACGGATCTCGTTGTGCGGGTGCCTAATCCCCGCGAGCAGCGGACCGTAGCGGAGAAGATCACCCGTCTTTTCCCCGGTGCGCGTCCCATCTTGCGCGAGGAGATGCGGCGGACCTACGACGCCATATATGGCTGGCGCTCTTCGCTGCTGCTGGTCATCTTCAGCGGGGCGGGTCTCGCCTTCTTCATCTTCGCCTGGGACAAGGCTACGGGGATCTCCGCCGAGGAGAGAAGAGAGATAGGCATCCTGAAGGCAGTCGGGTGGGACACGTCCGACGTGTTGCTAATGAAGTTCTGGGAGGGGATCGTCGTTTCGCTCTCGGCTTTCCTCGCCGGAAGCATCCTCGCCTACCTCCATGTCTTTTTCTTTTCCTCCGCGCTTTTCCTCCCGGTCCTGAAAGGATGGTCGACCCTCTACCCCAGTTTCAGGCTCCAGCCATCCGTCGATCTCCGGCAGCTCGCGGCGCTCTTCTTCCTGACGGTGGTCCCCTATACCGTCGCTGTCATAATCCCTTCCTGGCGTGCCGCAACAATCGACCCAGATGTGGTGATGAGGTGA
- a CDS encoding fibronectin type III domain-containing protein gives MNFILQTSFKDDTDGDLILRVRHMANILDNLDAYKTELPPWIPGGKQFREHADRLEEVVNLPGSGKTKEEERIAVREETVKTVNFAVQYITMYSTHINDPSLLENLGLEIKHKTYSRNRKLPGKVEKLIAKDDAEKSGAMVIQVNNGIGKKGSVELQITEGDPTDEASWRIVDYYFTCKFHVEGLEPVRRYHLRARFKNSEGNGPWSDVATVVVS, from the coding sequence ATGAACTTTATCCTGCAAACGAGCTTCAAAGACGACACCGATGGCGACCTCATCTTAAGGGTGAGGCATATGGCCAATATACTAGACAACCTCGATGCCTACAAAACCGAGCTCCCACCGTGGATACCCGGAGGGAAGCAGTTCCGGGAGCACGCCGACAGGTTGGAGGAAGTGGTCAACTTACCCGGTTCGGGTAAAACGAAAGAAGAAGAGAGGATAGCCGTGCGGGAAGAGACCGTTAAGACTGTCAACTTCGCTGTGCAGTATATCACTATGTACTCAACTCACATAAACGACCCAAGCCTCCTGGAGAACCTCGGACTGGAAATCAAACATAAGACTTATTCCAGAAACCGGAAGCTCCCTGGAAAAGTGGAAAAATTAATTGCCAAAGACGACGCTGAGAAATCGGGTGCCATGGTGATCCAAGTGAACAATGGCATTGGCAAAAAAGGAAGCGTGGAGTTGCAGATAACGGAAGGGGATCCCACCGATGAAGCGTCGTGGAGGATCGTCGACTATTATTTCACCTGTAAATTCCATGTGGAAGGACTGGAGCCCGTGAGAAGGTACCACCTAAGGGCTAGGTTCAAGAATTCGGAAGGTAACGGGCCTTGGTCAGACGTTGCCACCGTTGTCGTCAGCTGA
- a CDS encoding TlpA family protein disulfide reductase, whose product MARPTCRFFLIVFCLAILCWGCDRKMLKVGEEPPPVSGRDINGNTVSLEALKGKVVVLFFWTNSCCGDTLKQDLEPVFRRNRDKGVAVIAINVLDEEKEVASIAATSGLSVPILVDGGSTLAKDFMVFSFPTAFILDRNGILRQKVLGQIPASKLEKLIQQVDQGGGAR is encoded by the coding sequence ATGGCTCGACCAACCTGCCGCTTCTTCCTCATTGTTTTCTGCCTCGCCATCCTTTGTTGGGGGTGCGACAGGAAGATGCTGAAGGTGGGCGAGGAGCCTCCACCGGTCTCCGGAAGGGACATCAACGGCAACACCGTCTCCCTTGAGGCCCTCAAGGGGAAGGTGGTCGTGCTTTTTTTCTGGACCAATTCCTGCTGCGGCGACACCCTGAAACAGGACCTTGAGCCGGTCTTTCGCAGAAACAGGGACAAGGGCGTTGCGGTCATAGCAATAAATGTGCTCGACGAGGAAAAAGAAGTGGCTTCCATAGCGGCAACCAGCGGGCTCTCGGTCCCGATACTGGTCGATGGGGGTTCCACCTTGGCGAAGGACTTCATGGTCTTTTCCTTCCCGACGGCGTTCATACTGGACAGAAACGGTATTCTGAGGCAGAAGGTGCTTGGACAGATCCCGGCGTCCAAGCTCGAGAAGCTAATCCAGCAGGTCGACCAGGGAGGAGGCGCCAGATGA
- a CDS encoding DUF2628 domain-containing protein: MICPYCKETIQDEAIKCRYCGSMLNTPPFGFSIDAVGDEEVRTFVGKNCDYYNTEFKKFTVAGSEAFTPTWNWSAFAFTFVWMLYRKMYWQSAITFLIFCVPGVNILLHIAVGVVSNYLYYRHVMGKISDLKRNSTPQDLFPALHQIGGVHSWAITLGIIAAVILVLTFSFMFAMVSTLMLGGVH; this comes from the coding sequence ATGATATGTCCATATTGCAAGGAAACTATTCAGGATGAAGCCATCAAATGCCGCTACTGCGGTTCAATGCTAAATACCCCACCATTTGGATTCTCAATCGATGCTGTCGGTGACGAGGAAGTAAGGACATTCGTCGGCAAGAACTGCGACTATTACAATACCGAGTTCAAAAAGTTCACTGTGGCTGGATCCGAGGCGTTCACTCCCACATGGAACTGGTCGGCATTCGCGTTCACTTTTGTCTGGATGCTTTACCGGAAAATGTACTGGCAGTCGGCGATCACCTTCCTGATCTTCTGCGTTCCGGGCGTCAACATTCTGCTTCACATCGCCGTTGGAGTCGTCAGCAACTACCTGTACTACCGGCATGTGATGGGGAAGATCTCGGATCTGAAACGGAATTCGACGCCACAGGACTTGTTTCCAGCACTCCATCAGATTGGGGGCGTCCACAGTTGGGCAATTACACTGGGTATCATAGCGGCGGTCATTTTAGTGCTGACGTTCTCGTTCATGTTCGCAATGGTATCAACGCTTATGCTGGGTGGGGTGCATTAA